The sequence TACGCGTCGGCCTTGCCTGAAGGAGGCGGGTACGCGGCGGGAGGCGGGTAGGCATCAGCCTTGCCTGAAGGAGGCGGGTACGCGGCGGTCGGTGGAGGCTGGGCGTAGGCGGACTGGGCGGCGGGGCGGGGGCGTAGCCGTTGGCGACCTCGCCGAGCTTGTACGAGAGGTTGAGGACTCCCTGGGGCTTGCCGGAGGAGATCTTGCGCACCTGGTAGGCGACGAACTTGGCGGGGACGGGGCCGTCGGGGGCGCCGGAGAGGAGCTCGGACAGCGGGATGTGGACCTCGCCGACGTCGCGGTCGCGGAGGGCGCGCTCGGCGCGAAGGAGGACATGGAGGGAGGAAGGCACCACACCGCTCATCATGATCGCTGCCCCCACCAGGTACCTCACCGGCGAAGGCGCCCCCACCTCCAAACATCGATACTCGACGGCAAGCGGGGGAGGAAGGCAGGCGCGGCTAGGGTTGGCAGCGTGGTGTCGTCAGCGACGCCCGTGTATGGCTCGCGACCCTGAGGGTCCAAGGTGACGCTCTCTGGCTAGTTCGCGCatcgtcgtcctccttctcctcaCAGCCCGGGGTTGAAGCAGACGGCTGGGGGCGCGACGGTCGCAGATCCGAagacggggtgtgggggaagaAGGAGCGGCGGTCACGGACCTGCGGGGGGAGGGAGGGGATGGGGGCGGACCACGCGGCAGTGCCCTCTCCCCACGTCAGAGGATCTCGTTCCGATCTGAGCGGGGTGCGGACCTGAGCGGGGTGCGCGGGGGTCACGGAGGCGGGGGCACGGTCTACAATTGgctcttaatagttgtagagaaACAGCACAATCTCCCCTATTTTACGCGGTCGACCGAACACAACCTTAAGCATTGTTGTGAAAAAAATAAACTGGCGTGGCTGTAAAATTTCAGGGTCAATTACTGGCACAGGCACACAAAAACAGTTATTACGCGCCGAGCCAATCCTGAGCCCACCACAAAGCTAAGCCAAAGTCATGCATCAATCAACGCAACAAGTGGTGAACCGCATGATGACCAGAGGCGGGCGATGTAATCACAGCCGGATACGAATGTCACAATGCGCTCACAAAATCAGCGCCGCGCAATCATCGGGAGCTGTAAGCTTCACGCACTCGGCCGGAGACGAAAGCTGAGGAGGGGATGGAATGGAACGCACCAGGGATCGAAGGGAGGAAGTACCAGTCCCGCCCCTAACGGCAGCGGCCGCTAATGGGGCTCCTCCTCACAAGCCGGGGGATCCCCTCCTCGCCAGCCCCTCCGGATCGAACCGCGCGGGATCCGGGAAAGAGTGGGTGTGGGACTGTGGGTGCAGCGTCTGAGCGAGGGCTTGGAGAGTTCGCTGCTCGCCTGCGGCCTGCGCGCGCGCGCCGGCCGTGGGATTGGATTGAGGGGAGCAGCACACAAGCACCACGCGATGGGCTTTCGTGGTTCGGCAAGTCCTCGGCGGAAAGGCCTGGCCTGGTTGGTGGCAGGTCATCCCGACCACACAACGTTTCCGTCGTCAAGGCCCAGACTCGGTTCCTCTCAAAATGAAATATAtaaatctatatctatactattaTATTAAAAACCTAATATGGGCACATGATACTACCACAGTATCACTTTAAGCGCTAACACTCTGAGCCTGCCGCACGTCCAGCGTCCGCGCGCAAAAAATAGTGCCGAGTGAGCACTCGTACCCACGTTCTTTGCTTTAAAAATTTATAGCTAACCATCAGACAACACATAACTTAGTatttaaaaataaataataattatatttaGAGCCTAAGCGCCCCCTTCCCacctaggtatgtgcccgtgatcGGATTAGGTCAATCCATACCTCACACCTAATCTAATTTACGCTCGTGGCAACACACGGGCACATAGGAAACGAAACTAGGCGTACGAAAACCGCAATCCATCAAGCCATCAAGGAGCTCGAAAACTTTGCACCAGCCAAATCTAACTCGCTTCTTCTTTGATTTTTTTAAACGAGGTCTACCACCAATGACCCTTCTTGCTAAAAATGAGTTTGGTGCAACCTATGTTTTCTAATTTCACAATTTGTGTCTGGCATGGTCAATACGCATACGATTATCCAAATACTGACCCATACTATGGAAACCTTTATGCAGGTCACTATTTTGGGCCCCGGTGCAAAACATAAAAATAGACCCTATAACTCATAGTGTGTAGAGATAAAAGTAATCTAAATTACGCTCTTTCATATTTGATCTATTGTGATATTCTTGTCCTCTTATTTTATCTATTCTAAAGCTAAGATTTTTCagcttattttgtaaaacatcaaATAATTCTTGCTATGCTACTAGAAAACTTAACATTTTGGAGGCCCTGTGCCGTCGGCCCTGCTACACTGGGCAGTCGACGTGCCTGCCTTTTATGCAGCGTCTTACGGTGGCCAGCCCATGGAACACTTTTATGCACTCTCTCCGCTAGCAAATACAGGTGTTGTAACTTGTAATCCAATTAGAAATTTTCTCCAAATAGTAGGTTGTTTCCACTTTGTGGAGCATTTAAGATTTACCTAATTTTAGAATGATTGAAGAGCTTTGTGGGAAAGAGCTAGTGGTCAGCTGCTTGGTGCGGCCAAAAAGGGCTTCAATTCC is a genomic window of Zea mays cultivar B73 chromosome 5, Zm-B73-REFERENCE-NAM-5.0, whole genome shotgun sequence containing:
- the LOC103628068 gene encoding uncharacterized protein — translated: MMSGVVPSSLHVLLRAERALRDRDVGEVHIPLSELLSGAPDGPVPAKFVAYQVRKISSGKPQGVLNLSYKLGEVANGYAPAPPPSPPTPSLHRPPRTRLLQARLMPTRLPPRTRLLQARPTRTPPCHRIPAGSQGRRVPTSIRRLPARRRQGRRCLPALIRLPTRGRQARQGGRTGDGLPFGRSQHGGALR